The proteins below are encoded in one region of Methanobrevibacter sp.:
- a CDS encoding transcriptional regulator, giving the protein MCSNEELLEKIAFVQGSGHRTNIVLYMKYDLYTPTQIGEAIGIRTNHVSNLLSQLKKKNIVYCATPNIHKGKLYSLTDEGKKVFEYISSKQNKQ; this is encoded by the coding sequence ATGTGTAGTAATGAAGAATTATTGGAAAAAATAGCATTCGTTCAAGGATCAGGACATAGGACAAATATTGTTTTATATATGAAATATGACTTATACACACCAACACAAATAGGAGAAGCAATAGGCATTCGTACAAATCACGTAAGCAATTTATTATCTCAATTAAAAAAGAAGAATATTGTTTACTGTGCAACACCTAACATTCACAAAGGAAAACTTTATTCATTAACAGACGAAGGTAAGAAAGTTTTTGAATATATATCTTCAAAACAAAATAAACAATAA
- a CDS encoding transcriptional regulator, with translation MDNLVKYVLRSSYRVRVLNAIGNDVKMPSQIAKQSNVLNNHISRTLRQLREHGLIELINPEMRCGRLYRLTNCGLMVLDNINEK, from the coding sequence ATGGATAATTTAGTAAAATATGTTTTAAGATCATCTTATCGTGTTCGTGTACTAAATGCTATTGGAAATGATGTAAAAATGCCGTCTCAAATTGCAAAGCAAAGTAATGTATTGAATAATCATATCAGCAGAACATTAAGGCAATTGCGTGAACATGGATTGATTGAACTAATTAATCCAGAAATGCGCTGCGGACGATTATACAGGCTCACTAATTGTGGTTTAATGGTATTGGATAATATTAATGAAAAATAA
- a CDS encoding PEP/pyruvate-binding domain-containing protein, translating to MAAFERIKSGIPGLDKALDNIRLGDNVVWNVKNLNEFSYFVNPYVKQAKEDNRNLIYIRFANHPPLIEMNEEDFRLLEIEQNNPDTEFCMIERDGIKIYHVNPYNQFETFTLEVHRIIEKEGYDAFYVFDCLSDLQAVWSTDLMMGNFFQVTCPFLFQLDTVAFFPIIRGRHSYDAIAKIRETTQLFLNVYSKSSEEVYVSPLKVWNRYSQTMFLGHKFNPRTGIVKVLQDGQEVSRYYKIINDSNKYQNGQTLDSWERYMHQVKRRYDEGENIDDDCDKICELMMTKDEKMLSKVKEYFTFEDYLTIYDRRVGTGLVGGKSCGMLLARKIIEKNCPEIYNNIFEPDDSFYIGSDLFYTYIVSNDLWDLRVKQRTPEGYYKYGMELEESLKNGVFSDEIKKKFIRILDYFGQNPIIVRSSSFLEDGFGNAFAGKYESVFCVNRGTLEERLEAFEEAVKIVYSSTMNISALEYRKLNDLDDADEQMALLVQRVSGSYHEDYFFPTAAGVGFSYSPYSPLPDMDNSKGMLRLVMGLGTKAVDRTKKDYPRIINLDKPEVTLVNDIKEKHRYSQHYLDVIDLKNISLHDIPVDEGLGIIQRYAKKLLVEHDREAERMFRDRGQRREIVFVNCEGIVKNSEFINVMKEILNTLQNAYDYPVDIEYTVNVGEDNSFNINLLQCRPLQVSVNDEAIEMPEDKNVFFHIKESSMGMSRKNTIDTICYVDPHKYYEYPYAQKSSISRVISDVNTYCKDNAKTAILIVPGRIGTSSPELGIPVVFADISHFSAILEEAYSEVGYMPELSFGSHMFQDLVEAEIYYGALFENEKKLEFNKEMIFDYPNILNNINPNLNDDIYDMVQVIDFDKDKAELYHDMNKDETLCIFK from the coding sequence ATGGCTGCATTTGAAAGAATCAAATCAGGAATTCCTGGACTTGATAAAGCTTTAGACAATATTCGTTTAGGGGATAATGTTGTATGGAATGTTAAGAATTTAAATGAATTTTCATATTTTGTCAATCCATATGTAAAACAGGCCAAAGAAGATAATAGAAACTTGATTTACATTAGGTTTGCTAATCATCCTCCATTAATAGAAATGAATGAAGAAGATTTCAGATTGCTCGAAATTGAACAGAACAATCCTGACACAGAATTCTGTATGATTGAACGTGATGGAATTAAAATATATCACGTAAATCCATACAATCAGTTTGAAACTTTCACTTTGGAAGTTCACAGAATCATTGAAAAAGAAGGATATGATGCATTTTATGTCTTTGATTGCTTAAGTGATCTTCAAGCAGTATGGTCAACAGATTTGATGATGGGTAACTTCTTTCAAGTTACTTGTCCATTCTTATTTCAACTTGATACAGTAGCATTTTTCCCAATTATTCGTGGAAGACATTCATATGATGCTATCGCTAAAATTCGTGAAACAACACAGTTATTCCTAAATGTATATTCTAAATCCTCAGAAGAGGTTTATGTTTCTCCATTGAAAGTATGGAACAGATACTCTCAAACCATGTTTTTAGGTCATAAATTCAATCCAAGAACTGGTATTGTTAAAGTTCTGCAGGATGGTCAGGAAGTTAGCAGATATTATAAAATCATCAATGATTCAAATAAATATCAAAACGGCCAGACTTTAGATAGCTGGGAAAGGTATATGCATCAAGTCAAGAGGAGATATGATGAAGGCGAGAACATAGATGATGATTGTGATAAGATTTGTGAGCTCATGATGACAAAAGATGAAAAGATGCTTTCTAAAGTTAAAGAATACTTCACTTTTGAGGATTATCTCACAATTTATGACCGTCGTGTAGGTACTGGACTTGTAGGTGGTAAATCATGCGGTATGCTTCTTGCAAGAAAAATCATTGAAAAAAATTGTCCAGAAATCTACAACAACATATTTGAGCCTGATGATTCATTTTACATTGGTTCAGATTTATTCTATACCTATATTGTATCAAATGATTTATGGGATCTTCGTGTAAAGCAAAGAACTCCTGAAGGTTATTACAAATATGGTATGGAATTAGAGGAAAGCCTTAAAAATGGCGTATTTTCAGATGAAATCAAGAAAAAATTCATCCGTATATTGGATTACTTTGGACAAAACCCTATTATTGTCAGGTCAAGTAGTTTTCTTGAAGATGGATTTGGTAATGCATTTGCAGGCAAATATGAATCTGTATTCTGTGTAAACAGAGGTACACTTGAAGAGCGTCTAGAAGCATTTGAAGAAGCGGTAAAGATTGTATATTCAAGTACTATGAATATTTCTGCTTTGGAATACAGGAAATTAAATGATTTGGATGATGCTGATGAGCAAATGGCTCTTTTAGTTCAAAGAGTCTCAGGTTCTTATCATGAGGATTATTTCTTCCCGACTGCAGCCGGTGTAGGATTTTCATATAGTCCATATTCACCTCTTCCAGATATGGATAACAGCAAAGGTATGTTAAGACTTGTAATGGGTTTAGGTACAAAAGCTGTTGACAGGACTAAAAAGGATTATCCAAGAATTATCAATCTTGATAAACCGGAAGTAACTCTTGTAAATGATATTAAAGAAAAACATAGATATTCACAGCATTATCTGGATGTAATTGATTTGAAGAATATCAGTTTACATGACATTCCAGTTGATGAAGGTTTGGGTATAATTCAAAGGTATGCAAAAAAACTTCTAGTTGAACATGATCGTGAGGCAGAGAGAATGTTCCGTGACCGTGGGCAACGTCGCGAAATAGTATTTGTTAACTGTGAGGGAATTGTTAAAAATTCTGAATTTATTAATGTAATGAAAGAAATTTTAAATACCTTGCAAAATGCATATGACTATCCTGTTGATATTGAATATACAGTTAACGTTGGTGAGGACAATTCATTCAACATAAACCTATTGCAATGCCGTCCACTTCAAGTTTCAGTTAATGATGAAGCTATTGAAATGCCTGAAGATAAAAATGTTTTCTTCCATATCAAGGAATCCTCTATGGGAATGTCCAGGAAAAATACAATTGATACAATATGTTATGTTGATCCACATAAATATTATGAGTATCCTTATGCTCAAAAAAGTTCAATATCAAGAGTAATCAGTGATGTGAATACATATTGTAAGGATAATGCCAAAACTGCTATATTAATAGTTCCTGGAAGAATTGGCACATCATCTCCAGAATTGGGTATTCCTGTGGTATTTGCTGATATCAGTCATTTCTCAGCAATTTTAGAGGAAGCATATAGTGAAGTTGGATATATGCCGGAATTATCTTTTGGAAGCCATATGTTCCAGGATTTGGTAGAAGCAGAAATATACTATGGTGCATTATTTGAAAATGAGAAAAAACTTGAATTCAACAAAGAAATGATTTTCGATTATCCGAATATCTTAAACAATATCAATCCTAATCTAAATGATGATATATATGATATGGTACAGGTTATAGACTTTGATAAAGATAAAGCGGAGTTATATCATGACATGAATAAAGATGAAACATTGTGTATTTTCAAATAA
- a CDS encoding glutamate synthase-related protein gives MPFTVERKTEICKQNNDRPGCCWYLCDNPRKSSCKNCYSCYSNCPHNVYEVINDEPQPIHQENCVGCKICEEMCPTHAIYVRPLADEGRGIWSNSTMVEIKRKSQTGSYKLRGCGLTRKIPTFDDLSILPAQVSRPPIDSYREPCNTSVVLGDRFAENPIKIDTPIMIGAMSFGALSKEAKIALAIGSSKVGSIANTGEGGMLPEERHYADKLIAQYASGRFGVSSSYLNNAEAVEIKIGQGAKSGMGGHLLAHKVTAEVARVRNIPEGTSALSPARHMDIVGPEDLSMKINQLREITDWKIPIIVKFAAGRVEQDVKIAAKAGADIIVIDGMQGGTGAGPEVVTEHAGIPTIEAIVKADDALKDINLRDEVSLIAAGGIRSGADVAKAIALGADAVYIATSALISIGCKVCQNCSDGTCPKGIATQERVLRRRLDPIRKGEQVANYIEAMTQEVKSLTQQAGNTDVEKLERQDLVALTMEASQLTGVPMVSRQS, from the coding sequence ATGCCATTCACTGTTGAGAGAAAAACAGAAATATGTAAACAGAACAATGATAGGCCAGGCTGCTGCTGGTATTTATGTGATAATCCAAGAAAATCTTCATGTAAAAACTGTTACAGCTGCTATTCAAACTGCCCTCACAATGTATATGAAGTAATCAATGATGAACCTCAACCAATACATCAGGAAAATTGTGTAGGATGTAAAATATGTGAAGAAATGTGTCCAACACATGCAATATACGTTAGACCTCTTGCTGATGAAGGCAGAGGAATATGGTCCAATTCAACAATGGTTGAAATTAAACGTAAAAGTCAAACCGGGTCATATAAATTACGTGGATGTGGATTGACTAGAAAAATCCCAACATTTGATGATTTAAGTATATTACCTGCACAAGTGTCAAGACCTCCAATTGATTCATATAGGGAGCCATGTAACACTTCAGTTGTTCTTGGAGACAGATTTGCAGAAAATCCAATTAAAATAGACACACCTATTATGATTGGAGCAATGTCATTTGGAGCATTAAGTAAAGAAGCAAAAATCGCACTTGCTATTGGAAGTAGTAAAGTGGGATCAATTGCAAACACTGGTGAAGGAGGAATGCTTCCTGAAGAAAGACATTATGCTGATAAATTGATTGCACAGTATGCATCTGGTCGTTTTGGAGTATCTTCAAGTTATTTAAACAATGCAGAAGCAGTTGAAATAAAAATTGGTCAAGGTGCAAAATCAGGTATGGGTGGGCATTTACTTGCTCATAAAGTAACTGCTGAAGTAGCTAGAGTTCGTAACATTCCTGAAGGAACCTCCGCATTAAGTCCTGCAAGACACATGGATATTGTAGGTCCTGAAGATTTAAGTATGAAAATCAATCAGTTAAGGGAAATCACTGACTGGAAAATACCAATTATTGTAAAATTTGCAGCTGGTAGGGTAGAGCAAGATGTGAAAATTGCAGCAAAAGCAGGTGCAGATATTATTGTAATTGATGGTATGCAAGGAGGAACTGGTGCTGGACCTGAAGTAGTTACAGAACATGCTGGTATTCCTACTATTGAAGCTATTGTAAAAGCGGATGATGCTCTTAAAGACATTAATTTAAGAGATGAAGTTAGTCTCATTGCTGCTGGAGGAATAAGGTCTGGAGCAGATGTTGCAAAAGCAATAGCATTAGGTGCTGATGCAGTGTATATTGCTACCTCTGCATTGATTTCAATAGGATGTAAAGTTTGTCAAAACTGTTCAGATGGTACTTGTCCTAAAGGAATTGCAACACAGGAAAGAGTACTTAGAAGAAGATTGGATCCTATCAGAAAAGGAGAACAAGTTGCAAATTACATAGAAGCAATGACTCAAGAGGTAAAATCATTAACTCAGCAAGCGGGTAATACTGACGTTGAAAAACTTGAACGTCAAGATCTTGTTGCATTAACTATGGAAGCTTCACAATTAACTGGAGTGCCAATGGTGAGCAGACAATCATAA